In Salvelinus alpinus chromosome 20, SLU_Salpinus.1, whole genome shotgun sequence, a genomic segment contains:
- the znf804a gene encoding zinc finger protein 804A, which translates to MACYYIVISSTHLSNGHFRNIKGVFRGPLGKNGNKNLDYAEKERTATMAKALEDPKANFYCDLCDKQYCKHQEFDNHINSYDHAHKQRLKELKQREFARNVASKTRKDERKQERALQRLHELAEQRREVQCAPGSGPKFKSTTVAVDASCRESCTDGLSEESHNSTVLETGTHNRTTGTSTGLASNSKTQQTLYWPYNGKAKKQTYKRHKIAFSFSFPKKASVKLESAAAVFCENTEEGSKERIGTQKLRIPLVELNIPVSTAAEEKGRGCKGVETNGTKPGDLSPNSVSDGSQRSSDTLSRSDIPMPPQVSHLYSVLVNSEDIARHYVSSVSQLPASPCHIPLDDPDTVLDTQNSEETQRNSPTEAEPETSKQQQVHKVERSVSGEENSSISSSFSEVIASSDGPPENSSSPSQSSACPGTTREKGEDITAVVKTLSCPFTKPSQPFFSVLSKDGYTVLQWPSEMLTFTRTEPCLSYSCNPLHFDFKASQQSQSRAKVSTGDSQSKTELRLSEALCIGSTSVCSEELIDNKHNKEAYSRPDHHIPIRDDRETVERKDCLICEHHMSDIDTESCSLQLKRQSRVYSSGKSSSQSKDQTGKRAAGTKKWKSRDRRHHRSCKKKKRRRRRRRRGGYEEERHREMETDGGVESDAEKCNTFQRQSECREGLDSQFRGPTSQPLEKSKQSAQNPADSGHAAPEDRERERVKREREEREGEEREREKREEREREEREKERSRQETAGSVNGSAGSLSLSDEGATDSEKVFGSDGRTDPVDPSTEQRNAAGHGSQSSQSHDNPCTENPAGAVGQNRTMVMTHLSPQSPGTITQKPSTTKSLSPESCGKDCCIGQSLRRKRTASSFLDADELGLDHQVPCTKCQSPVMVEPNGPDGSMVEEGSYWSVCVSCGGAGRQRKRQRGDSYAPHISEPPVGHNVHISDLPVGHNVHISDIPVGHNVHISDLPVGHNVHISDPPLGHNVHISDLPVGHNVHISDLPVGHNVHISDLPVGHNVHISDPPVGHNVHMAEPPVDVLSDGRCKLNVQNLMNTDVEYPVIKGPLASCSTPSQPAVEHSSKSMGGSPRLQIQNNVPSMKEDSSSSPSQPGPVQDPPNPPERISFTHENKNITICLQNSPTVSLPIMVHHLEMGNNGQDCIRRQTVTLAAHVSPPGAREITPPFIPPQRFQIQNASLDKSCQHSLQSYPNQQRCHPGIRVHEERGIREGLRPGGLNITGSPCSPYHRPASPYHNHRPPSFHPQHPSDGMEKHHCVVQIQTHRHVLHHHQQHQVFPGKMNPVLPGSPVPMSPSCPPMLHPVHLSPMPTGSITIQHTILHHQHHQHHQHHHAYHHAGFLPPHPQPPLFPQVMPVPVSRRPMGVDICPPGPPPFLTSTPHLSVVATPSLHHHPMAVTFHAMPRPTMFPPSMLQSHPHSTVIPLQPMF; encoded by the exons GACTACGCGGAGAAGGAGAGGACGGCGACCATGGCCAAAGCCTTGGAGGACCCGAAGGCCAACTTCTACTGTGATCTGTGTGACAAGCAGTACTGCAAGCACCAGGAGTTTGACAACCACATTAACTCCTATGACCATGCTCACAAACAG CGGCTGAAGGAGCTGAAGCAGAGAGAGTTTGCTCGAAACGTGGCCTCTAAAACCAGGAAAGATGAGAGGAAACAGGAGAGAGCACTTCAGAGGTTACATGAGCTGGCCGAACAACGCAGAGAGGTCCAATG CGCTCCAGGCAGTGGCCCCAAGTTCAAGTCTACTACTGTAGCGGTGGACGCCAGTTGCAGAGAGAGCTGTACTGACGGACTGTCAGAAGAGAGCCACAACTCCACAGTGCTGGAAACAGGGACCCACAACCGTACCACAGGCACCAGCACTGGCCTGGCCTCCAACAGCAAGACCCAGCAGACACTGTACTGGCCCTACAACGGCAAGGCCAAGAAACAAACTTACAAAAGGCACAAAATCGCCTTCTCATTCTCCTTCCCGAAGAAAGCGTCAGTGAAGCTGGAATCTGCAGCGGCGGTGTTCTGCGAGAACACAGAGGAGGGTTCCAAAGAACGTATCGGAACACAGAAGCTCAGAATTCCCCTCGTTGAGTTGAACATCCCTGTTTCAACCGCTGCAGAGGAGAAAGGACGGGGTTGTAAGGGTGTGGAGACTAATGGCACTAAGCCTGGTGATCTCAGCCCTAACAGTGTTAGTGACGGGAGCCAGAGGTCATCAGATACACTGTCCAGGTCTGACATCCCCATGCCACCACAGGTCTCACATCTGTATTCTGTCCTGGTTAACTCTGAGGATATCGCCAGACATTATGTGTCCTCTGTCTCCCAATTACCTGCATCCCCTTGTCACATTCCCTTAGATGACCCAGACACAGTACTAGATACACAGAACTCTGAGGAAACTCAGAGAAACAGCCCGACAGAGGCTGAACCGGAAACAAGCAAACAGCAACAAGTTCATAAAGTAGAAAGGAGTGTCTCGGGGGAAGAAAACTCCTCCATTAGCAGTTCCTTTTCAGAGGTCATCGCCAGTTCCGATGGTCCCCCTGAGAACAGctcctccccctctcagtccTCTGCGTGTCCTGGGACtacgagagagaaaggagaagacaTTACGGCGGTGGTGAAGACACTGTCGTGTCCTTTCACCAAGCCCAGTCAGCCGTTCTTCTCTGTGCTCAGCAAAGACGGATACACTGTTCTCCAATGGCCTTCAGAGATGCTGACCTTCACCAGGACAGAGCCCTGTCTCTCCTACAGCTGCAACCCCCTCCATTTTGACTTTAAGGCCTCGCAGCAGTCGCAGAGCAGGGCGAAGGTTAGTACTGGTGACAGTCAGAGTAAGACGGAGCTGAGGTTATCTGAGGCGTTGTGTATCGGCTCAACCTCTGTCTGTTCTGAGGAACTAATAGACAACAAGCACAACAAAGAGGCCTACTCAAGGCCAGACCATCATATCCCTATCAGAGATGACAGGGAGACAGTGGAGAGGAAGGATTGTCTCATATGTGAGCACCACATGAGTGACATAGACACAGAAAGCTGCAGCTTGCAactgaagagacagagcagagtcTACAGCAGTGGTAAATCTAGTAGTCAGTCAAAAGATCAGACTGGCAAGAGAGCAGCAGGCACCAAGAAATGGAAATCCAGAGACAGGCGCCATCACAGGAGCtgcaagaagaagaagaggaggagaaggagaaggaggagaggaggatatgaggaagagaggcacagagagatggagacggatGGAGGCGTGGAGAGCGATGCGGAGAAATGCAACACATTCCAGAGACAGTCAGAGTGTAGGGAAGGACTTGATAGCCAATTTAGAGGCCCCACTTCACAGCCATTAGAGAAGTCAAAGCAATCAGCTCAAAATCCGGCTGACAGTGGCCACGCTGCCCccgaggacagggagagagagagggtgaaaagagagagggaggagagagagggggaggagagagagagggagaagagggaagagagggagagggaggagagggagaaagagagaagcagaCAGGAAACAGCAGGCAGCGTAAACGGATCAGCGGGCAGCCTCAGTCTCTCTGATGAGGGCGCCACGGATTCTGAAAAGGTGTTCGGGAGCGACGGCAGGACAGACCCAGTCGATCCATCAACAGAACAGAGAAACGCTGCAGGACACGGCTCACAGAGCTCACAGAGCCACGACAACCCCTGCACAGAGAACCCTGCTGGGGCTGTTGGACAAAACAGAACCATGGTGATGACACATCTGTCACCACAAAGCCCAGGGACCATTACCCAAAAACCAAGCACGACTAAATCCCTTTCACCAGAGAGCTGTGGTAAAGACTGTTGTATCGGTCAATCGTTGAGAAGGAAACGGACAGCATCATCTTTCCTTGACGCTGATGAGCTGGGCCTTGACCACCAGGTTCCATGCACCAAGTGTCAGTCACCTGTAATGGTAGAGCCCAATGGGCCAGATGGTTCAATGGTAGAGGAGGGGTCCTATTGGTCTGTCTGTGTTTCCTGTGGTGGGGcggggagacagaggaagagacagagaggggacagtTATGCTCCTCACATCTCAGAACCTCCTGTAGGTCACAATGTTCACATCTCAGACCTTCCTGTAGGTCACAATGTTCACATCTCAGACATTCCTGTAGGTCACAATGTTCACATCTCAGACCTTCCTGTAGGTCACAATGTTCACATCTCAGACCCTCCTCTAGGTCACAATGTTCACATCTCAGACCTTCCTGTAGGTCACAATGTTCACATCTCAGACCTTCCTGTAGGTCACAATGTTCACATCTCAGACCTTCCTGTAGGTCACAATGTTCACATCTCAGACCCTCCTGTAGGTCACAATGTTCACATGGCAGAACCTCCTGTGGATGTACTGTCTGATGGCAGATGTAAGCTGAACGTCCAGAATCTAATGAATACAGATGTAGAATACCCTGTGATTAAAGGTCCACTGGCCAGCTGTAGTACCCCGAGTCAGCCAGCTGTAGAGCACAGCAGTAAGTCAATGGGAGGCTCTCCTCGGCTCCAGATCCAGAACAATGTTCCCAGCATGAAAGAAGAcagttcctcctctccctctcaacctGGGCCTGTACAAGATCCCCCAAATCCCCCAGAAAGAATCAGTTTTACTCATGAAAACAAAAACATCACTATTTGTCTCCAAAACTCTCCCACCGTTTCTCTCCCGATCATGGTACATCATCTAGAAATGGGCAACAATGGACAAGATTGTATAAGAAGACAAACAGTGACATTAGCAGCTCATGTCAGTCCACCAGGTGCAAGAGAGatcacccctccattcatccctccacAGAGGTTTCAGATACAGAATGCGAGTCTGGACAAGTCGTGTCAGCATAGTCTCCAGAGCTACCCCAACCAACAGAGGTGTCACCCTGGGATTAGGGTTCATGAGGAGAGGGGGATCAGGGAGGGCCTGAGGCCAGGAGGCCTTAACATTACAGGCAGCCCGTGTAGTCCCTATCATAGACCAGCTAGCCCTTACCACAATCACAGACCTCCAAGTTTCCATCCGCAGCACCCGTCTGACGGCATGGAGAAACACCACTGTGTCGTTCAAATACAGACCCATAGACACGTTCTCCATCACCATCAGCAACACCAGGTGTTCCCAGGGAAGATGAACCCTGTCTTGCCTGGGTCTCCTGTCCCCatgtccccctcctgtcctcccatGCTGCACCCCGTCCACCTGTCTCCCATGCCTACCGGGTCCATCACCATCCAACACACCATCCTCCACCATCAGCACCACCAGCACCACCAGCACCACCATGCCTACCACCATGCAGGCTTCCTGCCCCCTCATCCCcagccccctctcttcccccaggTCATGCCAGTCCCAGTCAGCCGCCGGCCTATGGGAGTGGATATATGTCCCCCTGGACCGCCTCCCTTTCTTACCTCAACACCGCATCTCTCTGTTGTGGCAACGCCCAGTTTACACCACCACCCAATGGCAGTGACGTTCCACGCCATGCCCCGCCCAACCATGTTCCCTCCCTCGATGCTTCAGTCACACCCACATTCCACCGTCATCCCACTGCAGCCCATGTTTTAA